In a genomic window of Candidatus Krumholzibacteriia bacterium:
- a CDS encoding GNAT family N-acetyltransferase, which produces MASDVSLRKVNQDDLPIFFEDQMDPEAARIARFPSRDKDAFMAHWSKIMIDDTCILRTILFHGQVAGNIGCWPQGGMTLVGYWISKKYWGKGIATAALGEILGLVAARPLHAYVAKQNAASIRVLEKCGFETVGEEDHDYIMMLADNPKGEAAKGRP; this is translated from the coding sequence ATGGCAAGCGATGTGTCCCTGCGAAAAGTGAACCAGGACGATCTCCCAATCTTCTTCGAGGACCAGATGGACCCGGAGGCCGCCCGCATCGCCCGCTTTCCGTCGCGGGACAAGGATGCTTTCATGGCGCACTGGTCCAAGATCATGATCGACGACACTTGCATCCTGAGAACGATCCTCTTCCACGGACAGGTGGCGGGGAACATCGGGTGCTGGCCGCAGGGCGGAATGACCCTCGTCGGCTACTGGATCAGCAAGAAGTATTGGGGCAAGGGCATCGCCACCGCGGCACTGGGGGAAATCCTCGGCCTCGTCGCGGCGCGCCCTCTGCATGCCTATGTCGCCAAGCAGAACGCCGCATCCATCCGGGTCCTGGAGAAGTGTGGGTTCGAGACCGTAGGGGAAGAAGATCACGATTACATCATGATGCTGGCGGACAACCCAAAAGGCGAGGCAGCAAAAGGGAGGCCATGA
- a CDS encoding nuclear transport factor 2 family protein yields MGAGRRMAALVIAFLWLGIAGPATAEKAEKTSDEVGQVDQQWAQALLDKNLEKLRHLYADDLVYIHSTGKIETKAQFLERLETGSLRYHRVEVTERKVRAYGDAAVVNGIFDASVDFDGQRVETQVVYVHVYVRQSGGWRMVSHQTTRVTPP; encoded by the coding sequence ATGGGTGCAGGCAGGCGCATGGCCGCTCTTGTCATCGCCTTCCTGTGGTTGGGTATCGCGGGACCTGCCACGGCGGAGAAGGCGGAGAAGACCAGCGACGAGGTCGGCCAGGTCGACCAGCAGTGGGCACAGGCTCTGCTCGACAAGAACTTGGAGAAGCTGCGCCACCTCTATGCCGACGATCTCGTCTATATTCACAGCACCGGGAAGATCGAAACCAAGGCGCAGTTCCTCGAGCGTCTCGAAACCGGGAGTCTCCGCTATCACCGTGTGGAGGTGACCGAGCGCAAGGTGCGTGCCTACGGTGATGCTGCGGTGGTCAATGGGATCTTCGACGCGAGTGTGGACTTCGATGGCCAACGGGTCGAGACCCAGGTCGTCTATGTGCACGTCTACGTGCGACAGTCGGGCGGGTGGCGGATGGTCTCGCATCAGACGACGCGCGTGACACCGCCGTGA
- a CDS encoding helicase HerA-like domain-containing protein, which produces MNEILLGKGEQPVHLLAQYANRHGLVAGATGTGKTVSLLVLAEGLSRLGVPVFMADVKGDVAGLAMAGAPSEKIRQRVEQIGMEGYAQEPSPVVFWDLYGKDGHPVRATVSEIGPTLLGRMLELNDTQAGVLEIVFKLADERGLLLLDLDDLRALLTFAAENRKEIATQIGLVSVQSVAVIQRALLSLEREGGEAFFGEPALELGDLMRTDLSGRGIISILAAGQLILKPRLYSSFLLWLLSELFENLPEVGDLDKPKLVFVFDEAHLLFEDASPALLQRVEQVVRIIRSKGVGVYFCSQFPDDVPNEILGQLGNRIQHALRAFTPRDQKAVRTAAETFVANPKLNVAETIGQLGVGEALVSTLQERGVPMPVQRTLICPPRCRLGALTPEERAAVRARSPVGAKYDASVNRESAYEILSRRREAAESSPASSPGPAEQHPAQRGQLGELLWGSKRRQGMVETMAKQTARTVGGQLGRQILRGVLGGILGGTRRR; this is translated from the coding sequence ATGAACGAGATACTCCTCGGCAAGGGCGAACAGCCTGTCCACCTGCTGGCCCAGTATGCCAACCGGCACGGCCTGGTTGCCGGCGCCACCGGGACGGGCAAGACCGTTTCCCTGTTGGTGCTGGCCGAAGGTCTCTCGCGTCTGGGCGTCCCGGTGTTCATGGCGGACGTGAAGGGCGATGTCGCCGGTCTGGCGATGGCCGGTGCACCGAGCGAGAAGATTCGCCAGCGCGTCGAGCAGATCGGCATGGAGGGCTACGCCCAGGAGCCCAGTCCGGTGGTGTTCTGGGATCTCTACGGCAAGGACGGTCATCCAGTACGGGCGACGGTGAGTGAGATCGGCCCGACCTTGCTCGGCCGGATGCTCGAGCTCAACGACACGCAGGCCGGGGTTCTGGAAATCGTCTTCAAGCTGGCGGACGAGCGCGGCCTGCTACTGCTCGACCTCGATGACCTGCGTGCTCTGCTCACCTTCGCCGCCGAAAACCGCAAGGAGATCGCGACGCAGATCGGCTTGGTGAGCGTGCAATCCGTGGCCGTCATCCAACGGGCCTTGTTGTCCTTGGAACGAGAGGGAGGCGAGGCCTTCTTCGGCGAACCGGCCTTGGAGCTCGGCGACTTGATGCGCACCGATCTGAGCGGCCGCGGCATCATCAGCATCCTGGCTGCCGGTCAGCTGATCCTGAAGCCACGGCTGTATTCGAGCTTCCTACTCTGGTTGCTGTCGGAGCTCTTCGAGAATCTGCCCGAGGTGGGAGACCTCGACAAGCCGAAGCTCGTTTTCGTCTTCGACGAGGCGCACCTGCTGTTCGAGGACGCCTCGCCGGCTTTACTGCAGCGCGTCGAGCAGGTGGTGAGAATCATCCGCTCCAAGGGCGTGGGCGTCTACTTCTGCTCGCAGTTCCCGGACGATGTGCCGAACGAGATCCTCGGCCAGCTCGGGAACCGGATCCAGCACGCTCTGCGTGCCTTTACACCGCGTGACCAGAAGGCGGTGCGCACCGCCGCAGAAACCTTCGTCGCCAACCCCAAGCTGAACGTGGCGGAGACCATCGGCCAGCTCGGCGTCGGCGAGGCCCTGGTGTCCACGCTGCAAGAGCGTGGCGTTCCCATGCCGGTGCAGCGTACCCTCATCTGTCCCCCGCGCTGCCGGCTCGGTGCACTCACGCCAGAGGAGCGCGCCGCAGTGCGCGCCCGCAGTCCGGTGGGGGCGAAGTACGACGCGTCGGTGAACCGCGAGTCGGCCTACGAGATTCTGAGCCGGCGCAGGGAAGCGGCAGAGTCGTCGCCGGCGTCCAGCCCAGGACCGGCGGAGCAACACCCTGCGCAGCGCGGGCAGCTGGGCGAGTTGCTCTGGGGCAGCAAGCGCCGTCAGGGGATGGTGGAGACCATGGCCAAGCAGACCGCACGCACCGTCGGCGGCCAGCTCGGGCGCCAAATCCTCCGGGGCGTGCTGGGAGGCATCCTCGGTGGAACGAGGCGTCGTTGA